Proteins from a single region of Candidatus Parcubacteria bacterium:
- the murJ gene encoding murein biosynthesis integral membrane protein MurJ (Derived by automated computational analysis using gene prediction method: Protein Homology. GO_process: GO:0009252 - peptidoglycan biosynthetic process [Evidence IEA]; GO_process: GO:0034204 - lipid translocation [Evidence IEA]), translating into MKFWHQIFLPKIFQQKINSITVAAALVAISSLLSRLLGLFRDRILASHIGPGPELDIYFAAFRIPDLLYNLVVLGALSAGFIPIFSRLIKDSNPKKPEDNREAWALVNNVLNVLSLVLIVLGIIGVIFAPTLMKLVAPGFTPENQARAATLTRIMFLSPLLLGISGIVGATLQSFKRFFSYSLSPIFYNLGIILGALWLINYWGLVGLAWGVVLGALFHLLVQLPALFNLGFRYQPLINWRDKNLKQIGRLMVPRTLSLALGQIDLLVITSIASGLTAGSLTIFTLANNLQSFPVGIFGVSFAVAAFPTLAQYANDKKNLEASFSATFRRILFFVIPSTVLLITLRAQIVRVVFGAGVFSWEDTVLTMNALALFSLSLFAQASIPLLVRVFYARQDSKTPFFISFLATAVNIILALFLSGRYGVLGLPTAFSIASIFNFLLLWFYLIFKVGSFDLSRIAVSAFKFSVAAIGTGAAIQITKQIVGSSVDMTTFIGVFVQLCLSALSGVAIYLLSCYLLRSEEFFGLLDSWRQRGKLNPARVSVSVAEAELENQRK; encoded by the coding sequence ATGAAATTCTGGCATCAAATTTTTCTTCCAAAAATATTTCAGCAAAAAATTAACAGTATCACCGTGGCGGCTGCCTTGGTAGCGATTTCCTCTTTACTCTCTCGCCTCTTAGGTTTGTTTCGTGATCGTATTTTAGCTAGCCATATTGGTCCGGGGCCGGAGTTAGATATTTATTTTGCCGCTTTTCGTATTCCTGACTTGCTTTATAATTTAGTGGTTTTAGGGGCTCTCTCGGCTGGTTTTATTCCAATTTTCTCGCGCCTAATTAAAGATTCTAATCCTAAAAAACCGGAAGATAATCGTGAAGCCTGGGCTTTGGTTAACAATGTTTTAAATGTTTTGAGCCTAGTTTTAATTGTCTTAGGTATTATCGGGGTTATCTTTGCGCCGACGTTAATGAAGTTGGTAGCGCCAGGGTTTACTCCCGAAAATCAAGCTCGGGCGGCCACTTTAACCAGAATTATGTTTTTGTCGCCCTTGCTGTTGGGGATCTCCGGAATTGTTGGCGCCACCCTGCAATCTTTTAAACGTTTTTTTTCTTATTCGCTGTCGCCAATTTTTTATAATTTAGGAATTATCCTTGGCGCTCTATGGTTAATTAATTACTGGGGGCTGGTCGGTTTAGCCTGGGGTGTGGTTTTGGGTGCTCTTTTTCATCTTTTGGTACAGCTACCAGCCTTATTTAATCTTGGTTTCCGTTATCAGCCGCTTATAAATTGGCGTGATAAGAACTTAAAGCAGATCGGTCGCCTTATGGTGCCGCGCACCCTTAGCCTAGCTCTTGGCCAAATTGATCTTTTAGTAATTACTTCCATTGCCTCTGGTTTAACGGCAGGATCTTTGACGATTTTTACTCTGGCTAATAATCTACAATCTTTTCCGGTAGGAATTTTTGGCGTCTCTTTTGCGGTTGCGGCTTTTCCGACTTTAGCCCAATACGCCAATGACAAGAAAAATTTAGAGGCTAGTTTCTCAGCGACCTTCCGACGGATTTTATTTTTTGTTATCCCGTCGACCGTTTTATTAATTACTTTGCGCGCCCAAATTGTGCGTGTCGTTTTTGGTGCCGGCGTCTTTTCTTGGGAAGATACGGTTTTAACCATGAATGCTTTGGCTTTATTTTCTTTAAGTTTGTTCGCTCAGGCCTCAATCCCCCTACTGGTGAGAGTTTTTTATGCTCGTCAGGATTCAAAAACGCCTTTCTTTATTAGTTTTTTAGCAACGGCCGTCAATATTATTTTAGCCCTCTTTTTATCTGGTCGTTACGGTGTTTTAGGTCTACCAACCGCCTTTTCTATTGCTAGTATTTTTAACTTCCTCCTCCTTTGGTTCTATTTAATTTTCAAAGTCGGGAGTTTTGATTTGTCGCGAATCGCTGTTTCGGCTTTTAAATTTTCTGTGGCGGCTATTGGCACCGGGGCGGCCATCCAGATTACTAAGCAAATAGTGGGGAGTTCGGTGGATATGACCACTTTTATCGGCGTCTTCGTTCAGCTTTGTCTGTCGGCTTTGTCGGGGGTCGCGATTTATCTTTTAAGCTGTTATCTCTTGCGCAGTGAGGAATTTTTTGGTTTACTGGATTCCTGGCGCCAACGAGGTAAGTTAAATCCCGCCCGAGTATCGGTTTCAGTGGCGGAGGCGGAATTAGAAAACCAACGGAAGTAA
- a CDS encoding thiamine pyrophosphate-dependent enzyme (Derived by automated computational analysis using gene prediction method: Protein Homology. GO_function: GO:0003824 - catalytic activity [Evidence IEA]; GO_function: GO:0030976 - thiamine pyrophosphate binding [Evidence IEA]) has translation MPNYKNQKLCPGHNACAGCGELAAVQAALRGLPNEVIIASATGCIEVTTTSFPESSWGIPWIHSLFENAAAAASGVLAALKAKGDNKTRVVAIGGDGATYDIGLGLISGMWERDERILYICFDTEAYSNTGIQASGATPYGASTTTTPSGQGVSGATTHKKDLLGIALAHGLKYVAQSTAGFPDDITNKIKKALTVDGPSYVQILAPCIPGWRIKNDAAGQMGKLAVKTGLYPLLEYTNGQLTASSITTKFTPAPLADYLGRQGRFKNLNASDLKIIDKIVKQNISKYRL, from the coding sequence ATGCCAAATTATAAAAACCAAAAATTGTGCCCGGGACATAACGCTTGTGCCGGCTGCGGCGAATTAGCCGCTGTGCAAGCGGCTTTAAGAGGCTTGCCGAACGAGGTAATTATTGCCAGTGCCACCGGCTGTATTGAGGTAACAACTACATCCTTTCCGGAAAGCTCTTGGGGGATACCTTGGATACACTCCTTATTTGAAAATGCCGCCGCCGCGGCTTCGGGAGTTTTAGCAGCCTTAAAAGCTAAGGGAGATAACAAGACTCGGGTCGTGGCGATTGGTGGCGATGGCGCCACCTATGATATTGGCCTGGGCCTAATTTCGGGAATGTGGGAACGCGACGAGCGCATTCTCTACATTTGCTTTGATACTGAAGCCTATTCTAATACCGGGATCCAAGCTTCCGGGGCCACTCCTTACGGAGCGAGCACTACCACCACTCCTAGCGGTCAGGGTGTCTCGGGAGCCACCACCCATAAAAAAGATTTATTAGGAATTGCCTTAGCTCACGGTTTAAAATATGTTGCCCAAAGTACGGCCGGCTTCCCTGATGATATTACCAACAAAATAAAAAAAGCTTTAACCGTAGATGGTCCTAGTTACGTCCAGATTTTAGCGCCTTGTATTCCCGGCTGGAGAATAAAAAATGATGCGGCCGGTCAAATGGGAAAGTTAGCGGTTAAAACGGGGCTTTACCCTTTACTTGAATACACTAATGGACAACTAACAGCTTCTAGTATTACGACTAAGTTCACACCGGCACCACTTGCTGACTATTTGGGTCGGCAGGGGCGCTTTAAAAATCTAAACGCTAGTGATTTAAAAATAATTGATAAAATTGTTAAACAAAATATCTCTAAATACCGGTTATGA
- the lepA gene encoding translation elongation factor 4 (Derived by automated computational analysis using gene prediction method: Protein Homology. GO_function: GO:0003924 - GTPase activity [Evidence IEA]; GO_function: GO:0005525 - GTP binding [Evidence IEA]), whose protein sequence is MTNLDKIRNFCIIAHIDHGKSTLADRMLEVTETVDKRQMKQQLLDGMDLERERGITIKLQPVTMQYQGYQLNLIDTPGHVDFSYEVSRSLAAVETAVLLVDATQGIQAQTLANLYLALEQNLTIIPVINKIDLPAADIPKTKAELVKLLGCQSEEILSCSGKTGVGVAEVLQTVIDSGEAPRPTALTLPRALIFDSKYDEYKGVVAYVRIFDGALKKGDKIKLLATGATSEVLDIGIFKPSYHSTDILATGSIGYVVTGFKQVDDCRVGDTMTIVSSDKIDPLAGYKEVKPMVFAGIFPSAGTDLQDLREALEKLKLNDAALVYEPEQSDAMGVGFRCGFLGLLHLEIFQERLRREYNLSLLVTVPSVAYKAVLKGGEEIVVRTPQRLPEPNVLESITEPFVSLDIVTPQKYLGGIMSLTQEKRGIYKNTEYILVGDEEARAILHYEIPMSAILTDYYDKIKSVSAGYASINYEFLEYRSADVIKLEIMVAEEPVESLATIVYRDEAYRQGREVVEILKKSLPRQMFAIKIQAAIGGKIIAADRISALRKDVTAKLYGGDLSRKTKLLDKQKKGKKKMMSLGRGRVTIPPDTFIKILKK, encoded by the coding sequence ATGACTAACCTGGATAAAATTAGAAATTTTTGTATTATTGCTCACATTGATCACGGTAAGTCTACTTTGGCTGACCGGATGTTAGAGGTTACCGAAACGGTGGACAAGCGGCAGATGAAGCAGCAGTTACTTGATGGCATGGATTTGGAGCGAGAGCGAGGCATTACTATCAAGTTGCAACCGGTGACGATGCAATACCAAGGCTATCAGTTGAATTTAATTGATACGCCCGGACATGTGGACTTTTCTTATGAAGTTTCGCGATCTTTGGCGGCTGTTGAAACCGCGGTTTTGTTAGTGGATGCCACCCAAGGCATTCAAGCCCAAACCTTAGCCAATCTTTATTTGGCCTTAGAACAAAATCTGACCATTATTCCGGTGATTAATAAAATTGACTTACCAGCGGCCGACATTCCAAAAACAAAAGCAGAGCTAGTTAAATTATTAGGTTGCCAGTCGGAAGAAATTTTAAGTTGTTCCGGTAAAACCGGGGTGGGGGTGGCCGAAGTTTTGCAAACGGTTATTGACAGTGGCGAAGCGCCGCGACCAACAGCGTTAACATTACCGCGCGCACTGATTTTTGATTCCAAGTATGATGAATATAAAGGCGTGGTGGCTTACGTTCGTATTTTTGATGGGGCCCTTAAAAAAGGCGATAAGATAAAACTTTTAGCGACCGGAGCAACTTCGGAAGTTTTAGATATTGGCATTTTTAAGCCCAGTTATCACTCGACTGATATTTTGGCGACCGGCAGTATTGGTTATGTGGTGACTGGCTTTAAGCAAGTTGATGACTGTCGCGTGGGCGATACGATGACAATAGTTAGCTCCGACAAGATTGACCCCCTGGCTGGCTACAAAGAAGTAAAGCCGATGGTCTTTGCCGGTATTTTCCCGAGTGCGGGTACGGATTTACAAGATTTGCGCGAGGCCTTAGAAAAATTAAAACTTAATGATGCCGCTCTAGTTTATGAGCCGGAGCAATCCGATGCTATGGGGGTGGGTTTTCGCTGCGGTTTTTTAGGACTGCTGCATTTAGAAATTTTTCAAGAGCGTTTGCGCCGGGAGTATAACTTATCTTTACTGGTCACTGTCCCCAGTGTTGCTTATAAAGCGGTTTTAAAAGGGGGCGAGGAAATCGTGGTTAGAACGCCGCAACGATTACCGGAGCCCAATGTTTTAGAATCCATTACCGAGCCTTTCGTTTCTTTAGATATTGTTACGCCGCAAAAATATTTAGGCGGAATCATGTCTTTGACTCAAGAAAAGCGCGGTATTTATAAAAATACCGAATATATTTTGGTGGGCGACGAAGAAGCGCGGGCGATTCTTCATTATGAGATTCCGATGTCCGCAATTTTAACGGACTATTATGATAAGATTAAAAGTGTTTCCGCCGGCTATGCTTCAATTAACTATGAATTTTTAGAATATCGTTCGGCCGATGTGATAAAATTAGAAATAATGGTCGCGGAGGAACCGGTTGAATCTCTGGCGACGATTGTTTATCGCGATGAAGCTTATCGTCAGGGGCGAGAGGTGGTAGAGATTTTGAAGAAAAGTTTACCGCGGCAGATGTTTGCTATTAAGATTCAAGCCGCCATCGGTGGAAAAATTATTGCGGCCGATCGGATTAGCGCTTTACGAAAAGATGTGACTGCTAAATTATATGGCGGCGATTTAAGTCGAAAAACTAAACTCTTAGATAAGCAGAAAAAAGGCAAGAAAAAGATGATGAGTTTAGGACGGGGGCGAGTAACAATCCCTCCGGATACTTTTATTAAAATTTTAAAGAAATAG
- a CDS encoding ribonuclease HI family protein (Derived by automated computational analysis using gene prediction method: Protein Homology. GO_function: GO:0003677 - DNA binding [Evidence IEA]; GO_function: GO:0003723 - RNA binding [Evidence IEA]), with product MAKKIIIHSDGGARGNPGPAGIGAILTTEDGVVAAEISQYLGRATNNQAEYRALITALEKAQELKAAEVDCYLDSELVVKQLNRQYKVKNADLAPLFLKVHNLSLGFSHCRFFHVRRELNKEADKLANLAMDQAC from the coding sequence ATGGCTAAAAAAATTATTATTCATAGTGATGGCGGCGCTCGAGGGAATCCCGGACCAGCAGGGATTGGCGCTATCTTAACAACGGAAGATGGGGTGGTGGCAGCTGAGATTTCTCAGTATTTAGGTAGAGCCACCAACAATCAGGCAGAATATCGCGCTTTAATTACTGCCCTGGAAAAAGCTCAAGAATTAAAAGCTGCGGAAGTTGACTGTTATTTAGATAGTGAGTTGGTAGTTAAACAGCTAAATCGTCAGTATAAAGTAAAAAATGCCGATTTGGCTCCTCTATTTCTTAAAGTCCATAACCTGTCCTTAGGTTTTTCGCACTGTCGATTTTTTCATGTTCGGAGAGAGCTTAATAAAGAGGCGGATAAGTTAGCCAATCTGGCCATGGACCAGGCTTGTTGA
- a CDS encoding hypothetical protein (Derived by automated computational analysis using gene prediction method: GeneMarkS-2+.), whose amino-acid sequence MSLSRRHCFFGVFWLILALFILVAKIIPSGRVSYEVDYHHLSRPLGGKGFIGHLTPAERVSQEAKEPALVGGDPVYFSVFTPRTFSEAKVTITYRDELTPNTPVIEAGVLVDNLVWRYLTKPLENKTLDSLKDWSLVSDGERSLYQKNPNFSSVADFIETATKNPEEICPDGNLNSCLALYNPPALDFLQKRIPGPTLDFVPWTVPLRGTHQFYFTAPTNQELFFSFILADLNLDKRDDPVHLIVYEGSQIICQSKIEDNDGGEGEGEVQTKTATLTCPPLLNQETLKLEVKGSSDLVIKEISAAPGALNFVGRVYPVEAEVLPLEFWTDRNLISLTTVNPASRQEITFGDQEFSLAEPYERYEFANQDPGLKKVTLTKVDVILETGGVLAPQAETFFNPDFDVLSRYFSLNEETTYILAAYQPPLFRTDGLKEATVTFNTQAAYRENGKYSFMISIPGLAPADSGQLVIEKIKVEFTGRSLLEKLSDFF is encoded by the coding sequence ATGTCTTTATCGCGTCGCCACTGTTTTTTCGGAGTCTTTTGGCTTATTTTAGCCCTCTTTATTTTGGTGGCGAAAATTATTCCTAGTGGTCGGGTGAGTTATGAAGTTGATTATCACCATTTAAGTCGTCCTTTGGGGGGCAAGGGTTTTATTGGCCACCTAACTCCGGCTGAGCGAGTGAGTCAGGAGGCAAAAGAACCGGCTTTAGTTGGTGGTGATCCAGTTTATTTTTCTGTTTTTACGCCGCGAACTTTTTCTGAGGCGAAAGTCACAATTACTTATCGTGACGAACTCACTCCTAATACGCCGGTAATTGAAGCTGGCGTTTTGGTCGATAATTTAGTTTGGCGTTATTTAACCAAGCCTTTGGAAAATAAAACTCTAGATTCGTTGAAGGACTGGTCTTTAGTTTCCGACGGGGAGCGATCTTTGTATCAAAAAAACCCCAACTTCTCCTCAGTCGCCGATTTTATTGAGACGGCTACTAAAAACCCTGAAGAGATTTGCCCGGACGGCAACCTCAATTCTTGTTTAGCTTTGTATAATCCGCCCGCTCTAGATTTCCTACAAAAAAGAATACCAGGGCCAACGCTAGATTTTGTTCCTTGGACGGTTCCTTTAAGAGGTACTCACCAATTTTATTTTACCGCGCCCACTAATCAGGAATTATTTTTTTCTTTTATCTTGGCGGACTTAAATTTGGATAAGCGCGACGATCCCGTTCATTTAATAGTTTACGAGGGTAGTCAGATAATTTGTCAAAGTAAAATTGAGGATAATGATGGAGGCGAGGGAGAAGGCGAGGTCCAAACAAAAACTGCTACGCTTACGTGCCCGCCTTTACTGAATCAAGAAACTTTAAAATTGGAAGTCAAAGGCAGCTCCGATTTGGTGATTAAGGAAATCAGCGCGGCGCCGGGGGCCTTAAATTTTGTCGGCCGGGTTTATCCGGTCGAAGCAGAAGTATTACCTTTGGAATTTTGGACCGACCGCAATTTAATTAGTTTAACAACCGTCAATCCGGCCAGTCGACAAGAAATTACTTTTGGCGATCAGGAATTTTCTTTAGCCGAACCCTATGAGCGCTATGAGTTTGCTAATCAAGATCCCGGTTTAAAAAAGGTTACTTTAACGAAGGTCGATGTGATTTTAGAGACTGGTGGCGTTTTAGCACCGCAGGCTGAGACTTTCTTCAATCCTGATTTTGATGTTTTAAGTCGTTATTTTTCTCTAAATGAAGAAACTACCTATATTCTCGCCGCTTACCAACCGCCACTTTTTCGAACCGATGGCTTAAAGGAGGCGACGGTGACTTTCAATACTCAAGCTGCCTATCGCGAGAATGGTAAATATAGTTTTATGATTTCTATTCCCGGTTTAGCGCCAGCTGATTCAGGTCAATTAGTGATTGAAAAAATAAAAGTTGAATTTACCGGCCGCAGTCTGCTAGAAAAATTAAGTGATTTTTTTTAA
- a CDS encoding hypothetical protein (Derived by automated computational analysis using gene prediction method: Protein Homology.) yields the protein MKLVSNKNLITVALLFLGVSFLVVPPAKANTCTWTKVTKTSLSTFMPAGSVVNPNTVDNFVCPSSTIAGNSCYGDKPIAEEGYGYLCCCSILSPTPIREPKFTNPSDTWQVKIPGLERLSEVDCSNGVCKIPWISEYSFGLYSFGLNIASILAVLILMAAGVIWIVSGGDQGKIATAKNMIMGSVTGLILLVGANLILSFINPDLVKLKSLEIAYIEPLNPLPDTDVGELGEIAQAANPYQEACAASRKGDYSLCLALDETQPAGLVTTKAINGSTVFIEQSVLSAYLSAMECVKEKNKGDFPFGINNAWRSPKIQVELRLLYEQGKGEKAAPPCCSNHGSGQAIDINYFEGKMSWAYNEKSGLRECMNANGLYANTLGEPWHWSPTGN from the coding sequence ATGAAATTAGTCTCTAATAAAAATTTAATCACGGTCGCCTTATTATTTTTAGGAGTATCTTTTTTGGTGGTTCCCCCTGCTAAAGCAAACACCTGCACTTGGACTAAAGTAACCAAAACATCCCTTAGCACCTTCATGCCTGCTGGATCGGTCGTTAATCCAAACACCGTGGACAACTTCGTTTGTCCAAGTAGCACCATCGCCGGCAATAGCTGTTACGGAGATAAACCAATCGCTGAAGAGGGATATGGCTATCTCTGCTGTTGTAGTATATTAAGCCCAACACCAATAAGAGAGCCTAAATTTACAAACCCTTCAGATACTTGGCAAGTAAAAATTCCCGGTTTAGAAAGATTGAGTGAAGTTGATTGCTCCAATGGTGTCTGTAAAATACCTTGGATTTCTGAATACTCTTTCGGTCTTTATAGCTTTGGTCTTAACATTGCCAGTATTTTAGCAGTTTTGATTTTAATGGCGGCAGGGGTAATTTGGATTGTTTCTGGTGGCGACCAAGGAAAGATTGCTACCGCTAAAAATATGATTATGGGGAGTGTAACTGGATTAATTCTTCTCGTTGGCGCTAATTTAATTTTAAGTTTTATTAATCCGGACTTAGTAAAATTAAAGAGTTTGGAAATTGCCTATATTGAACCTCTAAATCCTCTCCCTGATACTGATGTCGGCGAATTAGGAGAAATCGCCCAAGCCGCGAACCCTTACCAGGAAGCTTGCGCAGCGAGCCGGAAAGGGGATTATTCTTTATGTCTGGCCTTAGACGAGACACAGCCAGCAGGCCTAGTAACAACTAAGGCTATTAACGGTTCAACTGTTTTTATTGAGCAGTCTGTTCTCAGCGCCTATCTATCAGCGATGGAATGCGTCAAAGAAAAAAATAAAGGCGATTTTCCTTTTGGGATTAATAACGCTTGGCGATCTCCAAAAATACAGGTAGAGCTAAGATTATTATATGAACAAGGAAAAGGTGAAAAAGCCGCACCCCCCTGCTGCTCCAATCATGGCTCTGGGCAAGCAATTGATATTAACTATTTTGAAGGAAAGATGAGTTGGGCTTATAATGAAAAGAGTGGCTTAAGAGAATGCATGAACGCTAACGGCCTTTACGCAAATACTTTAGGCGAGCCTTGGCACTGGTCGCCAACGGGAAACTAA
- the recJ gene encoding single-stranded-DNA-specific exonuclease RecJ (Derived by automated computational analysis using gene prediction method: Protein Homology. GO_function: GO:0008297 - single-stranded DNA exodeoxyribonuclease activity [Evidence IEA]; GO_process: GO:0006310 - DNA recombination [Evidence IEA]) has product MTTPKSLKKRWQLEPLVPADFLAADFPDSALLRQLLFNRGFKDSGAAQSFLTRVLPADQVLDIAGDQEFLFYDPFLFKDMAVAVALIIKHLKARNKIVVYGDYDADGVTAAAILVETLKILHADVSVYLPDRVNEGYGLNLPALERLASEGAKLVITVDSGIRNRTEILAAQALGLEVIVTDHHVLPEELADLPPCPIINPANKNDDYPWRFLAGVGVAFKLASALIFKAELPLLQKKLILEKNLDLVAVGTVADMVSLLGENRLLVKSGLNILNQGKRLGLAELIKVSQGRSNYQKPLEAWNLGWQLAPRLNAASRLAHANSAFCLLTATEEMEARRLAAELNNRNQERQQITEMIVAQVEKQIDRENLPAIIIGIAPEGEDWNEGVIGLVAGRICERYYRPTLIISRLHNETGVTSFKGSGRSIKELNLIAALTEQSKYLSKFGGHPMACGFSIDDEDNLQEFIVSLSTTVSELLSGQELLPLLRIEAELAWEDLNLVLAEKLKQLEPYGQDNPQPKFVSYNVFVSDLIFLGQENQHLKLRLTTETKPHYLWGLAFNSALNYPDLAIGDKIDIVYTLEVNEFNGRREAQLKIVDLRPSSKN; this is encoded by the coding sequence ATGACAACTCCAAAAAGTTTAAAAAAAAGGTGGCAATTAGAGCCACTGGTCCCAGCCGATTTTTTAGCTGCTGATTTTCCGGATTCGGCGCTTTTACGACAACTTCTTTTTAATCGTGGTTTTAAAGATTCGGGCGCGGCCCAGTCTTTTTTGACGAGGGTTTTGCCGGCCGATCAGGTTTTAGATATCGCCGGTGATCAGGAATTTTTATTTTATGATCCTTTTCTGTTTAAGGACATGGCCGTGGCGGTAGCTTTAATTATTAAACACTTAAAAGCTCGGAACAAGATTGTTGTTTATGGTGATTATGATGCCGACGGCGTGACGGCGGCCGCAATTTTGGTGGAAACTTTAAAAATTTTACACGCTGATGTTAGTGTTTATCTACCCGATAGAGTCAATGAGGGGTATGGTTTAAACTTACCCGCTCTAGAACGCTTAGCGTCTGAGGGTGCTAAGCTGGTGATCACGGTGGATAGCGGTATTCGCAACCGAACTGAAATTTTAGCTGCCCAAGCTTTAGGCTTAGAAGTCATTGTTACTGATCACCATGTCTTACCGGAGGAGCTCGCTGATTTACCCCCTTGTCCGATTATTAACCCTGCCAACAAAAATGATGATTACCCTTGGCGCTTTTTGGCGGGCGTGGGTGTAGCCTTCAAATTAGCCAGTGCTTTAATTTTTAAAGCTGAACTGCCACTTCTTCAGAAAAAATTAATTTTAGAAAAAAACTTGGATTTAGTGGCCGTGGGGACAGTGGCAGATATGGTTAGTTTATTGGGAGAAAATCGTTTGTTAGTGAAGTCTGGTTTAAACATTTTAAATCAAGGCAAGCGACTCGGTTTGGCCGAGCTAATTAAGGTTTCTCAAGGCCGCTCTAATTATCAAAAACCGCTAGAGGCTTGGAATTTAGGTTGGCAGTTAGCCCCGCGTCTTAATGCCGCCAGCCGCTTAGCTCATGCCAATAGTGCTTTTTGCTTACTGACGGCCACTGAAGAAATGGAAGCTCGCCGCCTAGCCGCCGAGTTAAATAATCGTAATCAAGAGCGGCAGCAAATTACCGAAATGATTGTGGCTCAAGTGGAGAAACAAATCGACCGTGAAAACTTACCCGCTATTATTATTGGAATCGCTCCAGAGGGTGAGGATTGGAATGAGGGGGTTATTGGCTTGGTTGCCGGTCGAATTTGTGAGCGCTATTATCGGCCAACTTTAATAATTTCCCGCCTTCATAATGAAACTGGTGTAACCTCTTTCAAGGGGTCGGGGCGCTCAATCAAGGAATTAAACCTAATCGCTGCCTTAACAGAGCAATCAAAATATTTAAGTAAGTTCGGCGGGCATCCGATGGCTTGCGGCTTCTCGATTGATGATGAGGACAACTTACAGGAATTTATTGTTAGTTTAAGCACAACCGTTAGTGAATTATTATCCGGTCAAGAGCTGTTGCCACTTTTAAGAATTGAAGCCGAATTAGCTTGGGAAGACTTAAATCTAGTTTTAGCTGAGAAATTAAAGCAGTTAGAGCCTTATGGGCAAGACAACCCGCAACCGAAGTTTGTTAGTTATAATGTTTTTGTATCTGATCTTATTTTTTTGGGGCAAGAAAATCAACATCTAAAACTGCGCCTGACCACAGAGACTAAACCGCACTATCTTTGGGGGCTCGCCTTTAATTCCGCGCTTAATTATCCAGATTTAGCTATTGGCGATAAAATTGATATTGTTTATACTTTAGAAGTTAATGAGTTTAATGGACGGCGTGAGGCGCAATTAAAGATAGTTGATTTGCGTCCCAGCAGTAAAAATTAA